One segment of Nostoc flagelliforme CCNUN1 DNA contains the following:
- a CDS encoding TMEM175 family protein, translated as MGKGRLEAFSDGVIAIIITIMVLEIKVPHGFDLAALRPLIPVFLSYVLSFIFLGIYWNNHHHLLQAVRHVNGRILWANLHLLFWLSLIPFVTGWMGENSFAAMPVALYGTVLLLSALAYFILTRTLISHHGSDSTLAIAVGRDFKGKISVVLYAVAIPLAFVNSWLACILYVLVAVMWLIPDRRIENTLTL; from the coding sequence ATGGGGAAAGGGAGGTTAGAAGCATTCAGCGATGGGGTGATTGCCATCATCATCACCATTATGGTGCTGGAAATCAAAGTGCCGCATGGGTTCGATTTAGCCGCGCTGCGTCCCCTGATTCCAGTATTTCTCAGCTATGTGCTGAGTTTTATCTTTCTTGGCATCTACTGGAACAATCACCATCATCTCCTACAAGCAGTTCGACACGTTAATGGGCGTATCCTTTGGGCGAATCTGCATTTGCTATTTTGGTTGTCGCTAATCCCCTTCGTCACTGGCTGGATGGGTGAGAATAGCTTTGCTGCTATGCCAGTTGCCCTTTATGGCACGGTATTGTTGCTGTCTGCATTGGCTTACTTCATCCTTACCCGCACCCTAATTTCTCATCATGGCAGCGATTCGACATTAGCGATCGCAGTGGGTCGAGATTTCAAAGGAAAAATATCGGTAGTATTGTATGCAGTAGCAATTCCACTTGCCTTTGTAAACTCATGGCTTGCCTGTATACTGTACGTTCTGGTTGCAGTTATGTGGCTCATCCCCGACCGTCGCATTGAAAATACTCTCACACTCTGA
- a CDS encoding sigma 54-interacting transcriptional regulator: MTSPETVTWLQERTSLGILSPEVLNAIAQVIEEQVVSAETDLVSEGTPPEALYILVEGQLESNSTNQTNPALACGFLPGAVIELKELLLDELTPFTITTVTECHLWVVPGDKFRPLVNQYPEIAQAFSRQLAQELAQVTSALGYEQERSVALRPYLVTKAQRGIVGTSRYAVKLREQIREAAADRKSVVIFGEPGLEKDNIAALIHFGSPKRREPIIKVNCGILQTSGADLFGRAGGKPGLLEWLGEGTLVLNNIQELPEELLPPVTQLLKTGTYTPVTRSGEAAPEPRASKARILIVSEKTQPTIERCIGHIIKVPPLRVRKADIQAQVEYYTSLYIRARGVPKPRITPEAFRRLQSYDFPGNLKELKNLVERAIVQAEGANELTEEIFWPAETKKKRFRVNLLNSYPRLRRFLRSPWWPDRINYGFTATAFAIIVAVLFIGPQTRDRNFVLNLFWAWWWPFFLFLFPFLGRIWCSVCPFMIYGEITQKLSLWLWPRQLKRWPRQQAEKWGGWFMFGLFTLIFLWEELWHLENTAYLSACLLLLITAGAMIFSALFERRFWCRYLCPIGGMNGLFAKLSMTELRAQQGICSASCTTYQCYKGGPQKGEGMETNGCPLYSHPAQLEDNRDCVLCMTCLKACPHRSVEFNLRPPGIELWTTHVPRTYEVALLFLLLGGIYLHRLPELQSWLGLQLDLTQFWQHLGLSLLVLIIPAIFTFGAYGLLQVFNFNRKSRSFVELAYSYLPLVLGGNFAHYLRLGLGEGGRILPVTFATLGLSGEQLPILVAHPAVIAFLQGATIILSVLLTMLLTQKIAKQPVRSLVPQHLAAIGLGVSMWAIIVF; the protein is encoded by the coding sequence ATGACATCTCCAGAAACGGTTACATGGCTACAAGAACGGACGAGTTTAGGAATTCTCTCGCCCGAAGTGTTAAATGCGATCGCTCAAGTAATTGAAGAACAAGTGGTGTCAGCCGAAACTGACTTAGTTAGCGAAGGCACTCCTCCAGAAGCCCTTTATATTCTTGTAGAAGGTCAACTCGAAAGCAATAGCACCAATCAAACCAACCCAGCCTTAGCTTGTGGGTTCCTCCCCGGAGCAGTGATTGAACTCAAAGAATTGCTGTTGGATGAATTAACTCCATTCACAATTACTACGGTAACCGAATGTCATTTGTGGGTTGTGCCTGGTGATAAATTTCGCCCTTTAGTTAACCAATACCCCGAAATTGCTCAGGCTTTTTCGCGTCAATTGGCTCAAGAATTAGCTCAGGTAACATCTGCACTTGGCTATGAACAAGAACGTTCCGTAGCTTTGCGACCATATTTAGTCACCAAAGCGCAACGGGGAATTGTCGGTACAAGTCGCTATGCAGTAAAACTGCGCGAGCAAATTCGAGAAGCGGCGGCTGACCGTAAATCTGTGGTTATTTTCGGAGAACCAGGGTTAGAAAAAGACAATATAGCAGCCCTCATCCACTTTGGTTCTCCAAAACGGCGAGAACCAATTATTAAAGTAAATTGCGGTATTCTGCAAACAAGCGGTGCAGATTTATTCGGTCGCGCTGGCGGTAAACCAGGACTTTTGGAATGGTTGGGAGAAGGTACTTTAGTTCTCAACAACATCCAAGAATTGCCCGAAGAATTATTACCTCCGGTGACGCAGTTGCTCAAAACTGGCACATATACTCCCGTGACTCGTTCGGGAGAAGCAGCACCTGAACCTCGTGCCAGTAAAGCCAGAATTCTGATTGTTTCCGAAAAAACTCAGCCGACAATTGAACGCTGTATTGGTCACATTATTAAAGTACCACCGCTACGGGTGCGGAAAGCTGATATTCAGGCACAGGTTGAATATTATACTAGTCTCTACATTCGGGCTAGAGGCGTTCCGAAACCGCGCATCACCCCAGAAGCTTTTCGTCGCCTCCAGTCTTATGATTTCCCTGGCAATCTCAAGGAATTAAAAAATCTGGTAGAAAGAGCGATCGTGCAAGCGGAAGGTGCTAATGAATTAACAGAAGAAATTTTCTGGCCAGCCGAAACGAAGAAAAAACGATTTCGGGTGAATCTGTTAAATTCCTACCCTCGTTTGCGGCGGTTTTTACGTAGTCCCTGGTGGCCCGATCGCATTAACTATGGTTTTACTGCAACGGCTTTTGCAATTATAGTTGCAGTGTTATTTATTGGGCCGCAAACCCGCGATCGCAATTTCGTTTTAAATCTATTTTGGGCTTGGTGGTGGCCTTTCTTCTTATTTCTCTTTCCCTTTTTGGGGCGTATCTGGTGTTCTGTTTGTCCCTTCATGATTTACGGGGAAATAACCCAAAAGTTATCTCTCTGGCTGTGGCCTCGACAACTCAAGCGTTGGCCAAGACAGCAAGCTGAAAAATGGGGCGGATGGTTCATGTTTGGTTTGTTCACCCTAATTTTCTTATGGGAAGAACTCTGGCATTTAGAAAATACCGCCTACCTCAGTGCTTGTTTGCTACTGTTAATTACGGCTGGGGCGATGATTTTCTCTGCTCTTTTTGAGCGGAGATTTTGGTGTCGTTATCTCTGTCCCATCGGCGGAATGAATGGTTTATTTGCCAAACTCTCAATGACGGAACTTCGGGCACAGCAAGGTATTTGTTCTGCCAGTTGCACCACGTATCAGTGCTATAAAGGTGGGCCACAAAAGGGCGAAGGGATGGAAACTAATGGATGTCCTTTATACTCCCACCCAGCGCAATTAGAAGATAACAGAGATTGCGTACTGTGCATGACTTGCCTTAAAGCCTGTCCCCATCGTTCCGTTGAATTCAACTTGCGTCCCCCTGGAATTGAACTGTGGACAACTCATGTACCCCGCACCTATGAAGTAGCATTATTGTTTTTGCTGTTGGGTGGGATATATCTGCATCGCTTGCCAGAATTGCAATCTTGGTTGGGGTTACAACTGGATTTAACTCAGTTTTGGCAACACTTGGGATTATCGCTGCTAGTGTTAATTATCCCAGCGATTTTTACCTTTGGGGCTTATGGCTTGCTGCAAGTGTTCAACTTTAACCGTAAGTCTCGATCATTTGTAGAGCTTGCATATAGCTACCTACCATTGGTGTTAGGCGGAAACTTCGCTCACTATCTGCGTTTGGGCTTAGGCGAAGGCGGACGGATTTTACCCGTAACCTTTGCTACTCTTGGCCTGAGTGGTGAACAATTGCCAATATTGGTTGCTCACCCGGCTGTGATTGCCTTTTTGCAAGGTGCAACGATAATTTTATCAGTGTTGCTGACTATGTTATTAACGCAAAAAATTGCTAAACAACCAGTGCGATCACTTGTGCCGCAACACCTAGCAGCGATTGGGTTGGGAGTTAGTATGTGGGCGATTATTGTATTTTGA
- a CDS encoding transaldolase family protein has product MALYLDSAIASEAEVVKLWGWVKGITTNPTLLSQSDTPPETTLKKLVALTNGPLYYQLVASDKALMLAEGRKAFEIIGSQTILKIPATPLGFEVVASLSSEITCSVTAIYSAAQAAVAREAGAKIAIAYVNRATRLLGDGIALVRDMASVLKGSDTEILAASIKSPEEAAASLQAGADHLTLPLAMLQVIATHEFSQKTVEEFAKGGIGLQ; this is encoded by the coding sequence ATGGCACTATATCTAGACTCAGCGATCGCATCTGAAGCTGAAGTTGTTAAGCTTTGGGGATGGGTGAAAGGCATTACCACAAATCCCACGCTGTTGTCTCAAAGCGATACGCCACCAGAAACCACGCTCAAAAAATTGGTTGCCTTGACGAATGGCCCGTTATACTATCAACTTGTGGCATCTGATAAAGCTCTTATGCTAGCTGAAGGTAGAAAAGCTTTCGAGATTATTGGTTCACAAACAATTTTAAAGATTCCCGCAACACCGTTAGGTTTTGAAGTGGTGGCGAGTCTATCCTCAGAAATTACCTGTTCGGTGACAGCGATTTACAGTGCAGCACAGGCAGCAGTAGCAAGGGAAGCAGGAGCCAAAATTGCCATAGCTTATGTAAATCGAGCTACGCGGTTGTTAGGTGATGGTATTGCTTTGGTGCGAGATATGGCTAGCGTACTCAAAGGCAGTGATACGGAAATCTTGGCAGCTAGTATCAAATCTCCCGAAGAAGCAGCCGCCTCATTGCAAGCCGGGGCGGATCATTTGACTTTACCATTGGCAATGTTGCAAGTGATCGCAACTCACGAATTCTCACAAAAAACTGTTGAAGAATTCGCTAAAGGAGGCATAGGCTTACAATAA
- a CDS encoding SDR family oxidoreductase, with the protein MASIAGKVAIITGASRGIGRAIALKLAGNGASIVVNYAGNAGKAQEVVAEIEKLGVEAIAIQADISKVPDIQRLFEQTLERFGKVDILVNNAGIAFYKPITQVSEEDFDAIFAINVKGTYFTCQQAAQHMAEGGRIINFSSSTTAMMLPTYSAYVGTKGAVEQITRVLAKELGAKAIAVNVISPGPTDTELFREGKTQEQIDRLAQMAAFGKLGDVQEIADVVAFLASDEARWITGQNIRVNGGIA; encoded by the coding sequence ATGGCATCAATAGCGGGGAAAGTTGCAATTATTACTGGTGCATCGCGGGGAATTGGACGAGCGATCGCACTCAAGTTAGCTGGTAACGGCGCATCTATTGTCGTTAATTATGCGGGTAATGCAGGCAAAGCACAAGAAGTTGTTGCAGAAATTGAAAAGTTGGGAGTAGAGGCGATCGCTATCCAAGCTGATATTAGCAAAGTACCCGACATCCAACGGTTATTTGAGCAAACACTTGAGCGCTTTGGTAAAGTCGATATTTTGGTGAACAACGCCGGAATCGCCTTCTATAAACCAATTACTCAGGTGAGTGAAGAAGATTTCGACGCGATTTTTGCTATTAACGTCAAAGGCACTTATTTTACTTGCCAACAAGCCGCGCAACACATGGCAGAAGGGGGACGGATTATCAACTTTTCTTCCTCAACTACGGCGATGATGTTGCCAACTTATAGTGCCTATGTAGGAACCAAGGGTGCTGTTGAACAAATCACGCGGGTACTAGCTAAAGAATTGGGTGCAAAAGCGATCGCAGTTAATGTTATTTCTCCTGGCCCCACCGATACAGAACTGTTTCGAGAAGGCAAAACACAAGAACAGATAGACCGTTTAGCCCAAATGGCTGCTTTTGGCAAGCTGGGAGATGTGCAAGAAATCGCTGACGTAGTAGCATTTCTCGCTAGCGACGAAGCCAGGTGGATCACTGGGCAAAACATCCGTGTAAATGGTGGAATCGCTTGA
- a CDS encoding MFS transporter — MNSPEDNSQFERQRPIYLELNFQIICAVVLIAVLGVSSVTPAFPKLAKELNINPKNLGLLITAFTLPSLILGPIIGILADRLGRKRIIVPSLFLFGIAGTACAFARDFNLLLWLRLLQGIGAASLLSLSITLIGDLYTGDRRITAMGYNASISSVGTASYPIIGGLLATMGWYYPFMLPILAIPLGLLVLFALKNPEPKGERNLQQYLSNAVKVLKNRQLFGLFIASAANFVFLYGAYVTYLPQLINDTFKAPPTIIGLLLSSVSIAITITASQLGRLARRFTGTSLISASYVFYALAMLIVPFVSNIWLLLIPSTIFGIGLGIGFPTIQTLLADLAPKEYLATIISVNGTFYGLGQTLGPLLMGYAFGFGGINSVFYAATGFAVLVFCVFRYCTCVKEV, encoded by the coding sequence ATGAATTCACCAGAAGATAACAGCCAATTTGAACGACAGAGGCCAATTTATCTAGAGCTAAATTTTCAGATTATTTGTGCAGTTGTACTAATTGCTGTTCTTGGAGTTTCTAGCGTGACTCCGGCTTTTCCCAAGTTAGCTAAAGAATTAAATATCAATCCGAAAAATTTAGGTTTATTGATTACAGCATTTACATTACCATCTCTAATTTTAGGGCCAATTATTGGTATTCTTGCCGATAGATTGGGCAGAAAGAGAATTATTGTTCCTTCACTGTTTTTATTTGGCATAGCTGGTACAGCTTGCGCCTTTGCCCGCGATTTTAATTTATTGCTATGGTTGCGTTTGCTGCAAGGAATTGGTGCTGCTTCTTTGCTTTCTTTGAGTATCACCTTAATCGGCGATTTATACACAGGAGACAGACGAATTACTGCAATGGGTTACAATGCAAGTATCAGCAGCGTTGGCACAGCAAGTTATCCAATAATTGGTGGCCTATTAGCAACAATGGGCTGGTATTATCCCTTCATGCTGCCCATATTAGCAATACCTCTTGGGTTACTGGTGTTGTTTGCACTCAAGAATCCAGAACCAAAAGGCGAACGCAATCTTCAACAGTATTTAAGCAATGCCGTAAAAGTTCTGAAAAATCGTCAGCTATTTGGACTTTTTATTGCCAGTGCTGCTAACTTTGTGTTTCTTTATGGCGCTTACGTTACCTATTTACCACAGTTAATTAACGATACCTTTAAAGCGCCGCCTACTATTATTGGGTTGCTACTTTCTAGTGTTTCTATAGCAATTACTATCACAGCTTCCCAATTAGGTAGATTAGCTAGAAGATTTACAGGCACAAGTTTAATTAGTGCATCTTATGTTTTTTATGCTTTAGCTATGTTAATAGTTCCCTTTGTGTCAAATATCTGGTTATTATTAATCCCTAGTACAATTTTTGGTATTGGACTTGGTATAGGTTTTCCTACTATCCAAACACTTTTAGCAGATTTAGCACCAAAAGAATATTTAGCGACGATCATATCGGTAAACGGGACATTCTATGGATTAGGACAAACATTAGGGCCGTTGTTAATGGGCTATGCATTTGGTTTTGGCGGAATTAATAGCGTATTTTATGCGGCGACTGGTTTTGCAGTCCTGGTATTTTGTGTGTTTAGGTATTGCACTTGTGTGAAAGAAGTCTAA
- a CDS encoding rubrerythrin family protein, giving the protein MDLSNFTTLQNLEAAFGGESMANRKYLFFADVARQLGFIDLAKLFKETADQETEHAFAHFKLLHPELVVEDSAALTDEQKREIISRCLSLAIEGETYEYTTMYPEFAADAQRDRDNPAAEEFLKQVKESTEHADTFREAAHRFGLLKFIENYHADRYAEALEVLNGGQTASRVAGEDAKTRKWICKKCSMIYDPVAGDPDSGIAPGTPFEEIPDDWECPICGANKKTFKPFEEKVAA; this is encoded by the coding sequence ATGGATTTGTCCAACTTTACTACACTTCAAAACTTAGAAGCTGCTTTCGGTGGTGAATCGATGGCAAATCGCAAGTATCTGTTTTTTGCTGACGTGGCGCGTCAACTTGGGTTTATAGACTTGGCGAAACTTTTTAAAGAAACAGCTGATCAAGAAACCGAACATGCTTTTGCACATTTTAAGTTGCTGCATCCAGAACTTGTGGTAGAAGATTCGGCTGCTTTAACTGATGAACAAAAGCGCGAAATTATATCTCGCTGTTTATCTTTGGCAATTGAGGGGGAAACTTACGAATATACCACAATGTATCCAGAGTTTGCCGCAGATGCCCAACGCGATCGCGACAATCCTGCGGCTGAAGAATTTCTCAAACAAGTTAAAGAATCTACCGAGCATGCTGACACATTTCGGGAAGCTGCACACCGTTTTGGCTTGTTAAAATTTATCGAAAATTACCACGCCGATCGCTACGCTGAAGCCTTAGAAGTATTAAATGGAGGACAAACAGCAAGCAGAGTCGCAGGTGAAGATGCCAAAACTCGGAAATGGATTTGTAAAAAATGCAGCATGATTTACGATCCGGTTGCTGGCGATCCTGATTCGGGAATTGCACCTGGTACACCTTTTGAAGAAATTCCCGATGACTGGGAATGTCCGATTTGCGGTGCTAACAAAAAAACCTTTAAACCATTTGAAGAAAAAGTTGCAGCTTAA
- the aqpZ gene encoding aquaporin Z, giving the protein MNRYSLAKRCFAEALGTAWLVLMGVGTAVISGTVPWVGVTGVAIAFGLSLLTAAYTFGSISGCHINPAVTIGFWVAKQFSFRDVLPYIGSQILGGIWGTTILFLICMGKPGFTTADFGSNGVEIHSPGNYSWWACALAEFIVTCGFVLLILSVTSSPALKLSAPIPIGLGLTLAHLILIPVTNASVNPVRSLATAIFTQDWALADLWIFIVFPILGGVLAGMVARWLQEPDI; this is encoded by the coding sequence ATGAATCGTTACTCCTTAGCCAAACGATGTTTTGCAGAAGCTCTAGGTACAGCTTGGTTGGTTCTGATGGGCGTGGGTACTGCGGTTATCTCTGGTACAGTACCTTGGGTTGGAGTTACTGGGGTAGCGATCGCTTTTGGCTTAAGTTTGTTGACTGCTGCCTATACTTTTGGTTCTATTAGCGGATGTCATATCAACCCCGCAGTCACAATTGGTTTTTGGGTAGCCAAGCAATTTTCTTTCCGAGACGTTTTGCCATATATAGGAAGTCAGATTCTCGGCGGAATTTGGGGGACTACTATCCTGTTTTTGATTTGCATGGGCAAGCCTGGGTTTACAACAGCCGACTTTGGTTCTAATGGGGTGGAAATTCACTCCCCTGGTAACTATAGCTGGTGGGCTTGTGCATTAGCTGAATTCATTGTTACCTGTGGCTTTGTGTTGTTGATCTTGAGCGTAACATCTTCTCCCGCTTTGAAGCTGTCTGCACCCATCCCCATAGGTTTAGGGCTTACCTTGGCGCATCTTATCCTGATTCCGGTGACAAATGCCAGCGTCAATCCCGTGCGATCGCTAGCCACAGCTATCTTTACTCAAGATTGGGCATTGGCTGACCTTTGGATTTTCATCGTGTTTCCAATTTTAGGTGGAGTTTTGGCGGGTATGGTCGCCCGATGGCTGCAAGAACCAGACATTTAA
- a CDS encoding XisI protein, translated as MERVEQYRQSIRQILMSHATFESGNSDIESQLVFDTEHDHYQLLKVGWEGLKRVYNCIIHLDIKDGKIWIQRNMTDVDIARELVEIGVPKEHIILGLHPPYKRPYTGYGVA; from the coding sequence ATGGAAAGAGTAGAACAGTATCGCCAAAGCATACGCCAAATATTAATGTCTCACGCTACTTTTGAGAGTGGCAATTCAGATATTGAGTCTCAGCTTGTGTTTGATACAGAACATGATCACTACCAGCTTTTAAAAGTTGGCTGGGAGGGACTTAAGCGAGTTTACAACTGTATCATCCATTTGGATATTAAAGATGGAAAGATTTGGATTCAGCGCAATATGACTGATGTAGATATTGCGCGAGAACTAGTAGAAATTGGTGTGCCGAAAGAACATATTATTCTCGGTTTACATCCGCCGTATAAGCGTCCGTATACAGGGTATGGTGTAGCTTAA
- a CDS encoding Uma2 family endonuclease, with the protein MFAVVTPDTIHLPPGAVVRLPGSWQDYQALNEQLGDRSSPRIKYRDGEILLMAPLPEHGRKVSVIADVVKVLLDHLGREYEAFTPITMELPQESGIEPDYCFYIENWEAIAGKDRINWGVDPSPDLVVEIDITSYTDVNDYLPYRVPEVWLFRKNQLVIYRLQGDRYTVETSSRYFPNINVSEVVTESLKIAYERNTSAAIRELRQKLASEN; encoded by the coding sequence ATGTTCGCTGTTGTCACACCCGATACAATCCATTTGCCTCCAGGCGCAGTAGTACGCCTACCCGGAAGTTGGCAAGACTATCAAGCACTGAATGAACAACTAGGCGATCGCTCCTCTCCTCGCATTAAGTATCGAGATGGAGAAATTCTTTTGATGGCACCGCTACCAGAACATGGGCGTAAAGTGAGTGTAATTGCAGATGTAGTCAAAGTTTTACTCGATCATCTGGGACGAGAATACGAAGCATTTACCCCAATCACAATGGAACTGCCACAGGAAAGTGGTATAGAACCAGACTACTGTTTTTATATTGAAAACTGGGAAGCCATCGCAGGTAAAGATCGCATCAATTGGGGTGTTGATCCATCCCCCGATTTAGTGGTGGAAATAGACATCACCAGCTACACCGATGTAAATGACTATCTGCCTTATCGAGTACCAGAAGTTTGGTTGTTTAGGAAGAATCAGCTTGTGATTTACAGATTGCAAGGCGATCGCTACACTGTTGAAACCAGTAGCCGCTATTTTCCTAACATCAATGTGTCAGAGGTAGTTACAGAGTCTTTGAAAATTGCCTATGAGCGTAATACTAGCGCTGCTATTCGGGAATTGCGCCAGAAATTGGCGAGTGAGAATTAA